The following coding sequences are from one Rathayibacter sp. VKM Ac-2760 window:
- a CDS encoding ABC transporter substrate-binding protein, which translates to MPIPLPRRRGAAALALLAASTLVLTGCTSDAAEPSTGGAAAAAPDLKVAAVSAPNSLDPAQLVDGQQMLVWGSVLDTLLARDSATGELVPNAAESWEYNEDGTELTLKLREGMTFSNGDPVTAESVAATMLRSKNTPGIVQPRYGLVSDVAAEDDLTVKVSFTAYDPQFVWLLALGAGAVGDAETLDDPSTATDPVGSGPYTLDTAASVPGTSYVLKKREDYWNADAYPFPSVTVRVLQDPTAAFNALQAGEINAGTVQSQVSSQLDAGRFTITDTNVQAVGYIGILDRAGTTNPALGDVRVRQAINYALDREGIVKGIYGGIGQPTEQIFNPAGEVYDESLDDTYAYDPEKGKALVEEAGFTGTTFKIPSTFLTTTIESTLSQAFTDIGLGLEWVAVPPQQAQSALQSGEFGLNFQITGFNSDPADAFTHYGVDGDRNPQHFTDPTLDGLFATLNSTVDFEAAVPTYQELNAYAVEQAWEAPILFIGGKWATADGISIVNYGGAPATVRTFAYEG; encoded by the coding sequence ATGCCGATCCCCCTGCCCCGCCGCCGAGGCGCCGCCGCCCTCGCGCTCCTCGCCGCCAGCACCCTGGTCCTCACCGGCTGCACGAGTGACGCCGCCGAGCCCTCCACCGGGGGAGCGGCCGCCGCCGCCCCCGATCTCAAGGTCGCGGCCGTCTCGGCGCCGAACTCGCTCGATCCGGCTCAGCTGGTCGACGGTCAGCAGATGCTGGTCTGGGGCTCGGTGCTCGACACGCTCCTCGCCCGCGACAGCGCGACCGGCGAGCTCGTCCCGAACGCGGCGGAGAGCTGGGAGTACAACGAGGACGGCACGGAGCTCACCCTGAAGCTCCGCGAGGGGATGACCTTCAGCAACGGCGACCCCGTGACCGCCGAGTCCGTCGCCGCGACCATGCTCCGCAGCAAGAACACCCCCGGGATCGTCCAGCCGCGCTACGGCCTCGTCTCCGACGTCGCCGCCGAGGACGACCTCACGGTGAAGGTCTCCTTCACCGCGTACGACCCGCAGTTCGTCTGGCTCCTCGCCCTCGGCGCCGGCGCCGTCGGTGACGCCGAGACCCTCGACGACCCCTCGACCGCCACCGATCCGGTCGGCTCGGGCCCCTACACGCTCGACACGGCGGCGTCGGTCCCCGGCACCTCCTACGTCCTGAAGAAGCGCGAGGACTACTGGAACGCCGACGCCTACCCGTTCCCCTCGGTGACGGTCCGCGTGCTCCAGGACCCGACCGCCGCGTTCAACGCCCTCCAGGCCGGCGAGATCAACGCCGGCACCGTGCAGTCGCAGGTCTCCTCGCAGCTCGACGCCGGCCGCTTCACCATCACCGACACCAACGTCCAGGCGGTCGGCTACATCGGCATCCTCGACCGCGCCGGCACCACGAACCCGGCCCTCGGCGACGTCCGCGTGCGCCAGGCCATCAACTACGCGCTCGACCGCGAGGGCATCGTCAAGGGCATCTACGGCGGAATCGGCCAGCCGACCGAGCAGATCTTCAACCCCGCCGGCGAGGTCTACGACGAGTCGCTGGACGACACCTACGCCTACGACCCCGAGAAGGGCAAGGCGCTCGTCGAGGAGGCCGGCTTCACCGGCACCACCTTCAAGATCCCGAGCACCTTCCTCACGACCACGATCGAGTCGACGCTGTCGCAGGCGTTCACCGACATCGGGCTGGGCCTGGAGTGGGTCGCCGTCCCGCCGCAGCAGGCGCAGTCGGCACTGCAGTCCGGCGAGTTCGGGCTGAACTTCCAGATCACCGGCTTCAACTCCGACCCCGCCGACGCCTTCACGCACTACGGCGTCGACGGCGACCGCAACCCGCAGCACTTCACCGACCCGACCCTCGACGGTCTGTTCGCCACCCTGAACTCCACCGTCGACTTCGAGGCCGCCGTGCCCACCTACCAGGAGCTCAACGCCTACGCGGTCGAGCAGGCCTGGGAGGCGCCGATCCTGTTCATCGGCGGCAAGTGGGCCACCGCTGACGGCATCAGCATCGTCAACTACGGCGGCGCGCCCGCCACTGTCCGCACCTTCGCCTACGAAGGCTGA
- a CDS encoding mannitol dehydrogenase family protein has protein sequence MSTTTTTPGTRLVRAVPAPPVRIVHLGLGAFSRSHTAWYTQASADGDDWGIAAYTGRSRDLADRLTRQDGLYTLVERAEDGDRAEVIGSVARAHAGDDLPSLLRDLSAPETAVVTLTITEIGYRLGADGGPDLGDPLVRRDRDELAAVAGGRLAPQDAAPETAVGRLLLGLESRRRAEGGPIAIVSCDNLPDNGGRLARGVSAWVEGIAPELAGWLDAHASFVATSIDRITPRISAEEDAVLRARYGDDAPVVAEPFHDWVLSGRFPVGRPAWESAGARFVDDLDPWESRKLWLLNGAHTLLAALGRLRGHETVAAAVADPVCRAAVDALWDDAATVLPADLGIPEYREALLERFSNPRIEHRLQQIGQDTETKLRLRIVPVAELVLAAGGRAEGSTAALGACLAGLRRGLVGGSPADVSARALVEGSSPALLDGDILERVEQAASAFPA, from the coding sequence GTGAGCACCACCACGACCACACCCGGCACTCGCCTCGTCCGCGCCGTTCCGGCGCCACCCGTCCGCATCGTCCACCTCGGGCTCGGCGCCTTCAGCCGATCGCACACCGCCTGGTACACCCAGGCGAGCGCGGACGGCGACGACTGGGGGATCGCCGCCTACACCGGCCGCAGCCGCGACCTCGCCGACCGGCTCACCCGGCAGGACGGGCTCTACACGCTCGTCGAGCGCGCGGAGGACGGCGACCGGGCCGAGGTGATCGGCAGCGTCGCCCGCGCGCACGCGGGCGACGATCTGCCGAGCCTGCTGCGCGACCTGTCCGCGCCGGAGACGGCGGTCGTCACGCTCACCATCACCGAGATCGGCTACCGGCTCGGCGCGGACGGCGGCCCCGACCTCGGGGATCCGCTGGTGCGCCGCGATCGCGACGAGCTCGCCGCCGTCGCCGGCGGCCGGCTGGCCCCGCAGGACGCGGCACCCGAGACCGCGGTCGGCCGCCTGCTGCTGGGGCTCGAGTCACGACGCCGAGCGGAGGGCGGACCGATCGCGATCGTCTCCTGCGACAACCTCCCCGACAACGGCGGCCGCCTCGCCCGCGGCGTCTCGGCCTGGGTCGAGGGGATCGCCCCGGAGCTCGCCGGCTGGCTCGACGCGCACGCCTCCTTCGTCGCCACCTCGATCGACCGCATCACCCCGCGGATCTCCGCCGAGGAGGACGCCGTGCTCCGCGCCCGCTACGGGGACGATGCCCCGGTGGTCGCCGAACCGTTCCACGACTGGGTGCTGAGCGGCCGCTTTCCGGTCGGCCGGCCGGCCTGGGAGAGCGCCGGCGCGCGCTTCGTCGACGACCTCGACCCGTGGGAGTCGCGCAAGCTCTGGCTCCTGAACGGCGCTCACACCCTGCTCGCCGCGCTCGGACGGCTGCGCGGTCACGAGACCGTCGCGGCGGCCGTCGCCGACCCGGTCTGCCGCGCCGCGGTCGACGCCCTCTGGGACGACGCGGCCACCGTGCTCCCCGCCGACCTCGGGATACCGGAGTACCGCGAGGCGCTCCTCGAGCGCTTCTCGAACCCCAGGATCGAGCACCGGCTGCAGCAGATCGGACAGGACACCGAGACCAAGCTCCGCCTGCGGATCGTGCCGGTCGCCGAGCTCGTGCTCGCCGCCGGCGGCCGGGCCGAGGGGAGCACCGCCGCGCTCGGAGCGTGCCTGGCCGGCCTGCGCCGCGGACTCGTCGGCGGCAGCCCGGCGGACGTCTCGGCGCGAGCGCTCGTCGAGGGCTCCTCGCCCGCGCTCCTCGACGGCGACATCCTGGAGCGGGTCGAGCAGGCCGCCTCGGCCTTCCCCGCATAA
- the uxaC gene encoding glucuronate isomerase, with product MLSPQRRDPDRLLPADPRTRGIARGLYEAVAQAPIISPHGHVPVELLRDDLAFEDPVALLVAKDHYVTRLLHAAGVDYAALGLGGHRADPREVWRILGAHWHLFAGTASGYWLEEELSQVLGVDAELDTGSADRLYDAITERLAAPDFRPRALFERFGIEVLATTDDPLDDLASHAALAGTLPGRVLPTFRPDRYLDPDAECFREDVEALLGRTGKPTTFAGYLGALEERRAHFRAHGAVSADHGVEQPLAVDLDAVEAQSLFASVVAGTATGEERALFRAHMLLQMARMSVEDGLVMTVHAGVLRNHSSSTRRRFGPDTGHDLPVATEYVRGLRPLLERFGLERDFHLVLFAVDETVYSREIAPLAGFYPSVYVGAPWWFLDAPDAIGRFRSAVTETAGFSRGSGFIDDTRAFLSIPARHDTARRADAAFLARLVAEGRLTARAAERILLDGVGDQPRRVFKL from the coding sequence ATGCTCTCCCCACAACGTCGTGATCCCGACCGGCTGCTCCCTGCCGACCCGCGGACCCGCGGAATCGCCCGCGGCCTCTACGAGGCCGTCGCGCAGGCCCCGATCATCTCCCCGCACGGTCATGTGCCCGTGGAGCTCCTCCGCGACGACCTCGCCTTCGAGGACCCGGTGGCCCTGCTGGTCGCGAAGGACCACTACGTGACCCGCCTCCTGCACGCGGCCGGAGTCGACTACGCCGCACTCGGCCTCGGCGGGCACCGGGCCGATCCCCGCGAGGTCTGGCGCATCCTCGGGGCGCACTGGCACCTCTTCGCCGGCACCGCCTCCGGCTACTGGCTCGAGGAGGAGCTGTCGCAGGTGCTCGGCGTCGACGCCGAGCTCGACACCGGGTCGGCGGACCGCCTCTACGACGCGATCACCGAGCGCCTGGCCGCCCCTGATTTCCGGCCCCGAGCGCTCTTCGAGCGCTTCGGCATCGAGGTGCTCGCGACTACAGACGACCCGCTCGACGATCTCGCCTCGCATGCCGCACTCGCCGGCACGCTCCCGGGCCGAGTCCTGCCGACCTTCCGGCCCGACCGCTACCTCGACCCTGACGCCGAGTGCTTCCGCGAGGACGTCGAGGCACTGCTCGGCCGCACCGGGAAGCCGACGACCTTCGCCGGCTATCTCGGCGCGCTCGAGGAGCGGCGCGCCCACTTCCGCGCCCACGGCGCCGTCTCGGCCGACCACGGGGTCGAGCAGCCCCTCGCCGTCGACCTCGACGCGGTCGAGGCGCAGTCGCTGTTCGCCTCCGTCGTCGCCGGCACCGCCACGGGGGAGGAGCGAGCGCTCTTCCGCGCGCACATGCTGCTCCAGATGGCCCGGATGAGCGTCGAGGACGGCCTGGTGATGACCGTCCACGCCGGGGTGCTGCGCAACCACAGCAGTAGCACCCGGCGTCGCTTCGGCCCGGACACCGGGCACGACCTCCCCGTCGCCACCGAGTACGTGAGGGGCCTGCGGCCGCTGCTCGAGCGCTTCGGCCTCGAGCGCGACTTCCACCTCGTGCTCTTCGCGGTCGACGAGACCGTCTACTCGCGCGAGATCGCCCCCCTGGCCGGCTTCTACCCGTCGGTCTATGTCGGCGCCCCGTGGTGGTTCCTCGACGCGCCCGACGCGATCGGCCGCTTCCGCTCCGCGGTCACCGAGACCGCCGGCTTCTCCCGCGGATCGGGCTTCATCGACGACACCCGCGCCTTCCTCTCCATCCCCGCCCGCCACGACACCGCGCGACGCGCCGACGCGGCCTTCCTCGCGCGGTTGGTCGCCGAGGGCCGCCTGACCGCCCGCGCCGCCGAGCGCATCCTCCTCGACGGTGTCGGGGACCAGCCCAGAAGGGTCTTCAAGCTGTGA
- the manD gene encoding D-mannonate dehydratase ManD yields the protein MRIDRADVIVTSPDRNFVTLKLTTDDGLTGLGDATLNGRELAVVAYLREHVVPLLIGRDASTIEDTWQFLYRSAYWRRGPVTMAAIAAVDMALWDIKGKAAGVPVYQLLGGASRTGLMAYGHASGKTNSELFDSIRSHQEQGYRSIRVQTAVPGLKSIYGIASNITAEANKGVRYDHEPAQRGGLPAEEDWDTRSYLRHLPTVFEAVRNEFGPELPLLHDGHHRMTPIQAAKLGKSLEPYDLFWLEDCTPAENQEALRLVRQHTTTPLAIGEIFNTVWDFKDLIREQLIDYVRGAVTHMGGITALKKTLEYAAQYQIKSGMHGPTDISPVGMAAAMHLGLAIHNFGIQEYMQHGAKTNATFQQSFTWTDGFLHPGDEPGLGVELDVDEAGKYPYVQAYLPYNRLADGTVHDW from the coding sequence ATGCGCATCGACAGAGCCGACGTCATCGTCACCAGTCCCGACCGCAACTTCGTCACCCTGAAGCTGACCACCGACGACGGCCTGACCGGCCTCGGCGATGCGACGCTCAACGGCCGCGAGCTCGCCGTCGTCGCCTATCTGCGCGAGCACGTCGTGCCGCTGCTGATCGGTCGCGACGCGTCCACCATCGAGGACACCTGGCAGTTCCTCTACCGCTCCGCCTACTGGCGCCGCGGCCCGGTGACGATGGCCGCGATCGCCGCCGTGGACATGGCCCTCTGGGACATCAAGGGCAAGGCCGCCGGCGTGCCGGTCTACCAGCTGCTCGGCGGCGCCTCCCGCACCGGGCTGATGGCCTACGGGCACGCCTCGGGCAAGACGAACAGCGAGCTGTTCGACAGCATCCGCTCGCACCAGGAGCAGGGCTACCGGTCCATCCGCGTGCAGACCGCGGTGCCGGGGCTGAAGTCGATCTACGGCATCGCCTCGAACATAACCGCCGAGGCGAACAAGGGCGTCCGCTACGACCACGAGCCCGCCCAGCGCGGCGGCCTGCCGGCCGAGGAGGACTGGGACACCCGCTCCTACCTGCGCCACCTGCCGACCGTGTTCGAGGCGGTGCGCAACGAGTTCGGCCCCGAGCTGCCGCTGCTGCACGACGGCCACCACCGGATGACACCGATCCAGGCCGCGAAGCTCGGCAAGTCGCTCGAGCCGTACGACCTGTTCTGGCTCGAGGACTGCACGCCGGCCGAGAACCAGGAGGCGCTGCGCCTGGTCCGCCAGCACACCACCACGCCGCTCGCGATCGGCGAGATCTTCAACACCGTCTGGGACTTCAAGGACCTCATCCGCGAGCAGCTCATCGACTACGTTCGCGGCGCCGTCACGCACATGGGCGGCATCACCGCGCTGAAGAAGACCCTCGAGTACGCGGCCCAGTACCAGATCAAGTCCGGCATGCACGGCCCGACCGACATCTCGCCCGTGGGCATGGCCGCCGCGATGCACCTGGGCCTGGCGATCCACAACTTCGGCATCCAGGAGTACATGCAGCACGGCGCGAAGACGAACGCCACGTTCCAGCAGTCCTTCACCTGGACCGACGGCTTCCTGCACCCCGGCGACGAGCCCGGTCTCGGCGTCGAGCTCGACGTCGACGAGGCGGGCAAGTACCCCTACGTGCAGGCCTACCTCCCCTACAACCGCCTCGCCGACGGCACCGTCCACGACTGGTGA
- a CDS encoding SDR family NAD(P)-dependent oxidoreductase, giving the protein MSTTAPVTAGSTIGEWLDHPKGGPLVRALLEQSGAQEEMLAPLRGLPLQQLVAVSNGQMAQSVIDELVLAANDGVLPAEAEPSGWAEQVTPGRFTGRTVVVTGAASGIGRATASRIAREGGRVIAVDVSAERLDELVASHSGLEVVAVRADITAQADVDAIVAAADGRIDALANVAGINDDFSPAHETSDAVWDRVIGINLTGPFKVLRAVLPTMLGAGRGSVVNVASEAALRGNSSGNAYTVSKHGVLGLTRSAAFMYGPQGIRVNAVAPGGVATGIPMPPTMSEQGSARLQPFQAMIPTIATAEQLAASICFLLSDDGVNINGAVLASDGGWSVQ; this is encoded by the coding sequence GTGAGCACGACAGCCCCCGTCACCGCCGGCAGCACGATCGGCGAATGGCTCGACCACCCGAAGGGCGGGCCGCTCGTGCGCGCCCTGCTCGAGCAGAGCGGCGCCCAGGAGGAGATGCTCGCCCCGCTGCGCGGCCTCCCCCTGCAGCAGCTCGTCGCCGTCAGCAACGGGCAGATGGCGCAGTCGGTCATCGACGAGCTGGTGCTCGCCGCGAACGACGGAGTGCTCCCCGCGGAGGCCGAGCCCTCCGGCTGGGCCGAGCAGGTGACGCCCGGCCGCTTCACCGGCCGCACGGTCGTCGTGACCGGCGCCGCCTCCGGGATCGGCCGCGCCACCGCCTCCCGGATCGCCCGCGAGGGCGGCCGCGTCATCGCCGTCGACGTCTCGGCGGAGCGGCTCGACGAGCTGGTGGCGAGCCACTCCGGTCTCGAAGTCGTCGCGGTGCGCGCCGACATCACGGCGCAGGCGGATGTCGATGCGATCGTCGCCGCGGCGGACGGCCGGATCGACGCTCTCGCCAATGTCGCCGGCATCAACGACGACTTCTCCCCTGCACACGAGACCAGCGACGCCGTCTGGGACCGCGTCATCGGGATCAACCTGACCGGACCCTTCAAGGTGCTGCGGGCCGTGCTGCCGACGATGCTCGGCGCCGGCCGGGGCTCGGTGGTCAATGTCGCCAGCGAGGCGGCGCTGCGCGGGAACAGCTCCGGCAACGCCTACACCGTCTCCAAGCACGGCGTCCTCGGCCTGACCCGGTCGGCCGCCTTCATGTACGGGCCGCAGGGGATCCGGGTGAACGCCGTCGCTCCCGGCGGGGTCGCCACCGGCATCCCGATGCCGCCGACCATGTCCGAGCAGGGCTCCGCCCGGCTGCAGCCCTTCCAGGCGATGATCCCCACGATCGCGACCGCCGAGCAGCTCGCCGCGTCGATCTGCTTCCTGCTCTCGGACGACGGCGTGAACATCAACGGCGCCGTCCTCGCCTCCGACGGCGGCTGGTCCGTCCAGTGA
- a CDS encoding DUF5597 domain-containing protein: MSAGHALPRIERHGSRSRLIVDGEPFLALGGELHNSSPSSPAYLAPVWDRLAAAGVRSVIGAASWQLVEPEEGVFDFTAVDDQITQARVRGIRLILIWFGSYKNAESSYAPSWVRRDEGRFPRAERDEENPLTGRFSLDGPILSVFGEELLRADARAFAALMAHLREVDPEHTVIAVQVQNEVGLLGDSRDRSPLAEAAWSAPVPPALLDGLAERGDALQPWLRELWTAQGARSSGSWAEVFGTGREADEVFMAWAFSRFVNHVAGLGAREYPLPMFTNAWLGPQPNAALPGQYPSGGPVARMIDVWQIGAPALALLAPDIYIEDFAGAVASFDVAGNAILVPEARPEPGLASVAVGAHGALGFHVFGIEDVLDHGELFREFEVLQSLSSVITDAQIDHRIHGFRLATGASETVELGGYSVTVSGPIDTRGMFGEGTGDSAAVVTGYGVVIHLGGDEFLVAARGASVRFARSGELVEWDALTEETFVDGQWRPGRTLNGDERYFMFPTHDLRVVRIELLRRPLRVRR, translated from the coding sequence GTGAGCGCCGGCCATGCCCTGCCGAGGATCGAGCGCCACGGCTCCCGCTCCCGGCTGATCGTCGACGGCGAGCCCTTCCTCGCCCTCGGCGGTGAGCTGCACAACTCCAGCCCGTCCAGCCCCGCCTATCTCGCTCCCGTCTGGGACCGCCTGGCCGCCGCCGGCGTGCGCTCCGTCATCGGTGCCGCGAGCTGGCAGCTCGTCGAGCCGGAGGAGGGCGTCTTCGACTTCACCGCCGTCGACGACCAGATCACCCAGGCGCGGGTCCGCGGCATCCGGCTGATCCTGATCTGGTTCGGCTCGTACAAGAACGCCGAGTCGTCCTACGCGCCGAGCTGGGTGCGCCGCGACGAGGGTCGCTTCCCGCGGGCCGAGCGCGACGAGGAGAACCCGCTGACCGGCCGCTTCAGCCTCGACGGGCCGATCCTCAGCGTCTTCGGCGAGGAGCTGCTCCGCGCCGACGCCCGCGCCTTCGCGGCGCTGATGGCGCACCTGCGCGAGGTCGATCCCGAGCACACCGTGATCGCCGTGCAGGTGCAGAACGAGGTCGGCCTGCTCGGCGACAGCCGCGACCGCAGTCCGCTCGCGGAGGCGGCCTGGTCCGCTCCGGTGCCGCCGGCACTGCTCGACGGGCTCGCCGAGCGCGGCGACGCCCTGCAGCCGTGGCTCCGCGAGCTGTGGACCGCGCAGGGCGCGCGCTCCTCCGGCAGCTGGGCGGAGGTGTTCGGCACCGGCCGGGAGGCCGACGAGGTCTTCATGGCCTGGGCCTTCAGCCGGTTCGTGAACCACGTCGCCGGCCTCGGTGCACGGGAGTACCCGCTGCCGATGTTCACCAACGCCTGGCTCGGACCGCAGCCGAATGCGGCGCTGCCCGGACAGTACCCCAGCGGCGGACCGGTGGCTCGGATGATCGACGTCTGGCAGATCGGCGCACCGGCGCTCGCGCTGCTGGCGCCGGACATCTACATCGAGGACTTCGCGGGGGCGGTCGCCTCGTTCGACGTCGCGGGCAACGCGATCCTCGTCCCGGAGGCGCGCCCCGAGCCGGGCCTGGCGAGCGTGGCTGTCGGCGCCCACGGGGCGCTCGGCTTCCACGTCTTCGGGATCGAGGACGTGCTCGACCACGGGGAGCTCTTCCGCGAGTTCGAGGTCCTGCAGTCGCTGTCGTCCGTCATCACGGACGCCCAGATCGACCATCGGATCCACGGCTTCCGGCTCGCCACCGGCGCGAGCGAGACGGTCGAGCTGGGCGGCTACTCCGTCACCGTCTCCGGCCCGATCGACACTCGCGGCATGTTCGGCGAGGGTACGGGCGACTCCGCCGCGGTCGTCACCGGCTACGGCGTCGTGATCCATCTCGGCGGGGACGAGTTCCTCGTCGCCGCTCGCGGCGCCTCCGTCCGCTTCGCCCGCTCCGGAGAGCTCGTCGAGTGGGACGCGCTGACCGAGGAGACCTTCGTCGACGGGCAGTGGCGGCCCGGCCGCACGCTCAACGGGGACGAGCGCTACTTCATGTTCCCGACTCACGATCTCCGGGTCGTGCGGATCGAGCTCCTCCGTCGTCCGCTCAGGGTGAGGCGATGA